A window of the Sabethes cyaneus chromosome 1, idSabCyanKW18_F2, whole genome shotgun sequence genome harbors these coding sequences:
- the LOC128732410 gene encoding uncharacterized protein LOC128732410 — MGKVLIVLFALAACSSATFDQLLKKGKGGGGGGGLNELFDLSGLLGGLFGGGGGGGGGPPPRPRPVYGPPPPRPVYGPPPPRPVYGPPPAPVYGPPPPVPVILTVIRKKPSSSSSSSSSRRQRPPPGRRPVYGPPPRPVYSAPPPPPPPVSPPPTQPVLKSVYQYPSCRLNNSQPNSPVFPDHSFQDSSVQPAVSLVIVHYEKLIFFRKRMHFMRFVSIGSDTTTNVHAASPLGLTTLKETKTNNVASLKLKSFADFRVRSKEVEQCRLLYGPPPRPLPPPPPPAPAYGPPSYSPPAPIYIYGPPSYSPPAPIYNPPPPAPIFQSSPPAPVPAPQYGPPPSAPAPQYGPPPPVHAPEYIPPPPPQHYNPAPAITVVEAPRVEYLPPEQIQQLPLQDTNVNFHGLSSSAVASGSVTAGGDSDGYHYGIGRGTGH, encoded by the exons ATGGGAAAG GTCTTAATAGTACTCTTCGCCCTTGCGGCATGCTCCTCGGCGACATTTGACCAGCTGCTGAAGAAAGGAAAAGGCGGCGGCGGGGGCGGTGGTCTGAACGAACTGTTCGACCTAAGCGGCCTGCTCGGTGGACTGTTCGGCGGAGGAGGCGGCGGCGGCGGAGGACCACCACCTCGTCCTAGACCCGTGTATGGACCGCCACCGCCGCGACCGGTGTACGGACCACCGCCACCACGCCCAGTTTACGGACCACCACCGGCACCAG TGTACGGGCCACCTCCCCCGGTTCCAG TAATACTAACAGTCATAAGAAAGAAgccatcatcgtcatcgtcatcatcttcATCGCGAAGACAGCGGCCCCCACCCGGACGTCGACCAG TCTACGGACCTCCTCCACGGCCGGTCTACAGTGCCCCacctccaccaccaccaccag TTTCACCACCTCCAACGCAGCCAGTTTTAAAATCGGTCTATCAGTATCCTTCTTGTAGGCTGAACAACAGCCAGCCGAATTCTCCCGTGTTTCCCGACCACAGCTTCCAGGACTCGTCCGTGCAACCAGCCGTTTCGTTGGTGATCGTCCACTATGAGAAGTTGATCTTCTTTCGCAAGAGGATGCATTTTATGCGCTTCGTTAGCATCGGGAG TGACACAACTACTAACGTACATGCCGCTTCACCGCTAGGTTTAACTACTCTGAAAGAAACCAAAACTAACAACGTGGCTTCTCTGAAGCTCAAAAGCTTTGCTGATTTCCGCGTTCGCTCCAAAGAAGTAGAACAATGTAGACTCC TTTACGGACCACCTCCTCGACCACTACCTCCACCACCTCCGCCAGCACCAG CTTATGGACCTCCCTCGTACTCACCACCGGCTCCGATCTACA TCTACGGACCTCCTTCCTACTCGCCACCAGCTCCCATCTACAACCCTCCACCGCCAGCGCCGATCTTCCAGTCTTCGCCACCGGCGCCAGTTCCTGCCCCCCAGTACGGACCCCCGCCTTCGGCACCAGCTCCCCAGTACGGACCGCCCCCTCCGGTGCACGCCCCAGAGTACATTCCTCCACCTCCGCCACAGCATTACAATCCCGCACCGGCGATAACGGTCGTTGAAGCGCCCCGCGTCGAGTACCTACCACCGGAGCAGATCCAGCAGTTGCCCCTGCAGGACACCAACGTTAACTTCCATGGACTGAGCTCGAGTGCGGTCGCCTCCGGTAGCGTGACTGCCGGCGGGGACTCCGATGGCTACCACTACGGTATCGGACGTGGCACCGGGCACTGA
- the LOC128745258 gene encoding nucleolar and coiled-body phosphoprotein 1 — MSIKELPATKGNVPGQDYSVNRPVSSISCRTSETTDADPLPAHWSKVASKKRPGLFYYFNSKTKQSSWQHPAILEQEEKIIRPKVADKAPPKKSATERVTQLKNDTQFKKKNLAKSRMEALQKQLETQRKEESKKNTPKTDQKIIKYVDKAVSDKKVTSNRSKTSISIESTKQAVPRTAEKVNLKVIPKSKIITKQSPSKTVTQKASKIDSLVSTLLSEKTSEAANGVQKPTALLRPFKIPKKQSVESSLQSTVVSPIPNPPKNKRTPVVDSVSNIESRVETPAKKPLDLNANLATRGALSPGIPACSPRLASTPKANLQLQPIKSPANNRLSLIRAQLAEEISLLPYEEDTEMTDLSGLSEFPSHIAETMDWEDIAEEQAIREVVTIRQTLPAKPTMETESAIPQFRLPLFDGINFQRFFFVVLDTNIFLSHLKGLEEMLSSFPAAAGQPIFLVPYIVLQELDRIKHREQGKPLSVAATHSIRFLNERLRLRDPRVKGQSALEASRQLIEISNPDDNIVNCCLQVREAIAGHCPTTELLLLSNDVNLRNKMLVNGVQAFSHAELLAEADKIRLATAEDSVKSPAADATDTRNVR; from the exons ATGTCCATTAAAGAATTACCAGCGACAAAAGGAAACGTGCCAGGGCAGGATTATTCCGTAAATCGACCAGTGTCGTCAATATCGTGTCGTACATCCGAAACTACAGACGCTGATCCACTGCCAGCGCATTGGTCCAaagttgcctccaaaaaacggCCGGGTCTATTCTATTACTTTAACTCTAAAACTAAGCAAAGCTCATGGCAACATCCGGCAATACTGGAGCAGGAGGAAAAAATTATTCGTCCCAAGGTAGCCGACAAAGCCCCACCGAAAAAATCGGCCACGGAAAGGGTAACTCAGCTGAAGAATGATACACAGTTTAAGAAGAAAAATCTGGCCAAAAGTAGGATGGAAGCCCTGCAGAAGCAACTTGAAACCCAGCGAAAGGAAGAAAGCAAAAAGAATACCCCAAAGACGGACCAAAAG attataaaataTGTTGATAAAGCGGTCTCCGATAAGAAAGTTACTTCGAATAGATCTAAGACAAGTATTTCCATAGAATCGACGAAGCAGGCCGTGCCTCGCACCGCTGAAAAGGTAAATCTTAAAGTTATTCCAAAAAGCAAAATCATTACAAAACAATCACCGTCGAAGACGGTCACTCAAAAAGCAAGCAAAATTGATTCCTTAGTATCAACACTGCTTTCTGAAAAAACAAGCGAAGCAGCTAATGGCGTACAAAAGCCTACCGCCTTGTTAAGGCCATTCAAAATTCCTAAAAAACAATCAGTAGAATCATCTTTGCAATCAACAGTTGTTTCACCTATACCGAACCcaccaaaaaacaaaagaacTCCCGTTGTCGATTCAGTttcaaacattgaatctagagTAGAAACTCCTGCCAAGAAACCACTTGatttaaatgcaaatttagcTACCCGCGGTGCTCTTTCTCCGGGCATTCCGGCCTGTTCTCCAAGGTTAGCTTCCACGCCAAAAGCTAACCTTCAATTACAACCAATTAAATCGCCAGCAAACAACAGACTCTCACTAATTCGCGCCCAACTGGCCGAAGAGATCAGCTTACTACCGTACGAAGAGGATACGGAAATGACGGACTTGAGTGGCCTTTCCGAATTCCCATCCCATATTGCGGAAACGATGGACTGGGAAGACATAGCGGAAGAGCAAGCCATCCGAGAGGTGGTGACGATCCGACAAACGCTGCCCGCTAAACCCACAATGGAGACCGAATCCGCTATCCCCCAGTTCCGATTACCGCTGTTCGATGGCATTAACTTCCAACGATTCTTCTTCGTAGTGCTGGACACTAACATCTTTTTGTCCCACCTGAAGGGACTGGAGGAGATGCTGTCGTCCTTCCCGGCAGCAGCCGGTCAGCCGATTTTTCTAGTCCCGTACATCGTTCTGCAGGAGCTTGACCGTATCAAGCATCGCGAGCAGGGCAAACCGCTCAGCGTTGCCGCCACCCACTCGATACGCTTCCTGAACGAGCGACTCCGATTGCGTGATCCCCGTGTTAAAGGTCAGTCGGCGCTGGAAGCGAGCCGACAGTTGATCGAGATCAGCAATCCGGACGATAATATCGTCAACTGCTGTCTGCAGGTGCGCGAGGCGATTGCTGGCCATTGCCCAACCACCGAACTGTTACTGTTGTCCAACGATGTCAACCTGCGGAACAAAATGTTGGTCAACGGGGTGCAGGCGTTCTCGCACGCAGAACTGCTAGCCGAAGCGGATAAGATTCGTCTTGCTACGGCGGAGGATAGTGTGAAGTCGCCGGCCGCGGACGCCACGGACACGCGCAATGTTAGGTGA
- the LOC128732472 gene encoding uncharacterized protein LOC128732472, with the protein MDHVDDQCSQLDAYAEHIEDIGARKITQGPELISDRNFARLCVVPCGLEELTAVLQSLLARFSAAGSDQQTNSSDPSGSYQRGSLLREIISEVIGRVEEFRTLEQYLWLVKFSCALALLKNVPAGIAFETNRVIRTVAGLNTEEYEFDPLKIHIIAKSLFEDIPLDGMNLIHVIKKLAVLNQKLLYYVSIALLFAGIQRYTGAAGGSKDSPVSKMYRLHSFDDMLAHLQAVKIDDLQQKLDIRRFFLLLKLLSLYQNAVLLRHSAASRRELDEQHCCFGEFFRVRIDQKQSYLQWLRTARNVASSRNSKSSKIADREDFLLVIELIDLDMIPLIEDDIGDD; encoded by the exons ATGGACCATGTAGACGATCAGTGCAGCCAATTGGACGCTTATGCGGAGCACATCGAGGACATCGGAGCCCGGAAAATCACCCAGGGACCGGAACTGATTTCGGACCGAAATTTTGCCCGGCTTTGTGTCGTACCGTGCGGTCTGGAAGAGTTAACTGCTGTTCTACAATCGTTGCTTGCACGCTTCTCGGCAGCCGGCAGTGACCAGCAAACGAATAGCAGCGATCCGAGTGGGTCCTACCAGCGCGGTTCGCTGTTACGAGAG attatatCGGAAGTCATCGGGAGGGTCGAAGAGTTTCGCACCCTCGAGCAGTATCTGTGGTTGGTGAAATTTTCCTGCGCGTTAGCGCTGCTGAAGAATGTACCGGCTGGAATTGCGTTCGAGACCAATCGAGTCATTCGCACCGTTGCGGGCTTGAACACCGAAGAGTATGAGTTCGATCCGTTAAAGATTCACATCATTGCCAAGAGCCTGTTCGAAGACATTCCATTGGATGGCATGAATCTGATTCACGTTATCAAAAAACTAGCCGTGCTAAATCAGAAGCTTCTCTATTACGTCTCGATAGCACTGCTGTTCGCTGGTATTCAACGGTACACGGGGGCTGCCGGAGGCAGCAAAGACTCTCCGGTTTCCAAAATGTACCGGCTGCACAGTTTCGACGACATGCTAGCTCATTTGCAGGCGGTAAAAATTGACGACCTGCAGCAAAAGCTGGACATCCGGCGGTTTTTTCTGCTGCTGAAGTTACTATCCCTCTATCAGAATGCGGTTCTGCTGCGGCACAGCGCCGCCAGCCGGCGCGAGCTGGACGAACAGCACTGCTGTTTTGGGGAGTTTTTCCGCGTTCGAATCGATCAGAAACAATCGTACCTGCAGTGGTTGCGCACCGCACGGAATGTGGCCAGCAGTCGGAACAGCAAATCGTCGAAGATTGCCGACCGGGAGGATTTTCTGCTG GTTATCGAATTGATCGATTTGGACATGATACCGCTGATTGAAGACGATATCGGTGATGATTAG